In Erythrobacter sp. F6033, a single genomic region encodes these proteins:
- a CDS encoding phosphoserine transaminase: MTNVPAEPAVKPARPQFSSGPTVKFPGWSLDKIKTESLGRSHRSKLAKGRLKYAIDLTRELLGVPDDYLVGIMPASDTGALEAAMWTMLDPARPATVAAWESFGNVWIQDAVKQLKLPNLQTLSADYGEIPDLSTIPQRNDVVFTWNGTTSGAMIPNTDWLEPGREGITINDATSAIFAMEMDWAKLDATTFSWQKVMGSEAQHGMLILSPKAVERIESYDPAWPLPKLFRMKKGDKLNRGIFEGATINTPSLLATEDYIAALEWAKSIGGRQAMFDRANANANIVKDWIEATPWLRNMASDPALRTNTGVCMVFQGEWYESLSVEDQAAVPKKIVAMLEERDVGYDFNGYRDAPPSLRIWCGGTLEQEDIKRLLPWIEWAYETVKNG; the protein is encoded by the coding sequence ATGACTAACGTACCTGCCGAGCCGGCAGTAAAGCCGGCACGTCCTCAATTTTCATCCGGCCCGACTGTTAAGTTTCCCGGATGGTCCCTCGACAAAATCAAAACTGAATCGCTTGGGCGTTCGCATCGTTCAAAGCTCGCAAAAGGCCGGCTGAAATACGCGATTGACCTGACGCGTGAGCTGCTGGGTGTGCCGGACGATTACCTTGTTGGCATCATGCCAGCATCGGACACGGGCGCTCTCGAAGCGGCGATGTGGACGATGCTTGATCCTGCGCGCCCGGCAACGGTCGCAGCGTGGGAAAGCTTTGGCAATGTGTGGATTCAGGATGCGGTGAAGCAGCTCAAACTGCCGAACCTGCAAACGCTTTCCGCCGATTATGGCGAAATTCCCGACCTTTCGACCATCCCGCAGCGCAATGATGTTGTGTTCACATGGAATGGCACGACTTCGGGCGCGATGATCCCGAACACGGACTGGCTTGAGCCGGGCCGTGAGGGCATCACGATCAACGATGCGACCAGCGCCATCTTCGCCATGGAGATGGACTGGGCGAAGCTCGATGCGACGACCTTCAGCTGGCAAAAAGTGATGGGCAGCGAAGCTCAGCACGGCATGCTGATCCTCTCACCCAAGGCGGTGGAGCGGATCGAAAGCTACGATCCGGCATGGCCTCTGCCCAAGCTGTTCCGCATGAAAAAGGGCGACAAGCTCAATCGCGGTATCTTTGAAGGCGCGACAATCAACACGCCTTCGTTGCTGGCGACCGAAGATTATATCGCTGCGCTTGAATGGGCGAAATCGATTGGCGGGCGTCAGGCGATGTTTGACCGCGCCAATGCCAATGCGAACATCGTGAAGGACTGGATCGAGGCGACACCGTGGCTGCGCAATATGGCGTCGGACCCGGCGCTGCGCACCAATACCGGTGTTTGCATGGTGTTTCAGGGTGAGTGGTATGAAAGCCTCTCGGTTGAAGATCAGGCCGCCGTCCCGAAGAAAATCGTCGCGATGCTTGAAGAGCGGGATGTCGGCTATGACTTCAACGGTTATCGAGACGCCCCGCCATCGCTGCGCATCTGGTGCGGCGGCACTCTGGAGCAGGAGGACATTAAGCGCCTCTTGCCGTGGATCGAGTGGGCTTACGAGACCGTCAAGAACGGCTGA
- a CDS encoding glycosyltransferase family 1 protein: METSDLRIALFSGNYNYTRDGANQALNRLVGSLLAKGAQVRVYSPTVDEPAFEPTGDLIGVPSAGVPFGRGEYRIPTGLGRKVRRDLEKFAPNIVHLSSPDPASHAALRWAQDHDIPVLASVHTRFETYPRYYKLGFLEPLVVKLLKRFYNRCDALVAPSDSMIEELLEQKMHDDIGLWSRGVERSVFSSEKRDLEWRRSLGLADDDVAIVFLGRLVMEKGLDVFAETIVQLRKRQVPHKVLVIGDGPAREWFETNLPGGIFAGFKTGPDLGQALASGDIFFNPSITETFGNVTLEAMACGLPVVAAGATGAASLVNHGVTGQLVPPTKDKDTNAVAFAEAIAPYCTDPALRMSHGAAGEERSREFSWEAINQVVADTYIRLVEDRRALQAKEAVETASS, translated from the coding sequence ATGGAAACATCCGATCTGCGCATTGCCCTGTTTAGCGGCAACTATAATTACACCCGCGACGGGGCGAATCAGGCTCTCAATCGGCTTGTAGGGTCGTTGCTGGCCAAAGGTGCGCAAGTACGCGTCTATTCGCCTACGGTGGATGAACCAGCGTTTGAACCGACGGGCGATTTGATCGGTGTGCCATCCGCAGGCGTGCCATTCGGCCGCGGTGAATATCGCATCCCGACAGGCCTCGGTCGCAAAGTGAGGCGCGATCTGGAAAAGTTCGCGCCAAACATCGTCCACCTGTCTTCACCAGACCCCGCCAGCCACGCCGCGCTGCGTTGGGCGCAAGATCACGACATTCCCGTCCTGGCTTCCGTTCACACCCGGTTTGAAACCTATCCGCGCTATTACAAGCTCGGCTTTCTCGAGCCGCTGGTCGTGAAATTGCTCAAAAGGTTCTACAATAGATGCGACGCCTTGGTTGCGCCATCCGACAGCATGATCGAAGAGCTTCTGGAACAGAAGATGCATGACGATATCGGTCTATGGAGCCGGGGCGTTGAACGCTCTGTCTTTTCGTCCGAAAAACGCGATCTGGAATGGCGTCGCTCGCTCGGCTTGGCCGATGATGATGTCGCGATTGTCTTCCTTGGCCGTCTGGTCATGGAAAAGGGATTGGACGTCTTTGCCGAAACTATCGTCCAATTGCGCAAGCGACAGGTTCCTCACAAAGTCCTCGTGATCGGTGATGGTCCGGCGCGCGAATGGTTTGAAACGAACCTACCCGGCGGGATTTTTGCAGGCTTTAAGACAGGCCCTGATCTGGGTCAGGCGCTGGCAAGCGGCGACATTTTCTTCAACCCGTCAATCACCGAAACATTCGGCAATGTCACATTGGAAGCGATGGCCTGCGGCCTGCCTGTTGTCGCAGCCGGAGCGACCGGCGCGGCCAGCCTCGTCAATCACGGCGTTACAGGCCAGCTTGTGCCGCCGACCAAGGACAAAGACACCAACGCGGTCGCCTTCGCCGAAGCCATCGCCCCGTATTGCACCGATCCGGCACTGCGCATGTCCCACGGCGCGGCTGGAGAAGAGCGCAGCCGAGAGTTTAGCTGGGAAGCTATCAATCAGGTTGTGGCGGACACCTATATTCGCCTTGTGGAAGACCGCCGCGCGCTGCAGGCAAAAGAGGCGGTCGAAACCGCCTCCTCATAG
- a CDS encoding PadR family transcriptional regulator, translating to MTWQKYGKGGWNNLGPMIAMMAASAASDWDSGERRQSRGRNWQDGPRRSKRRGRMFGSGELRLALLALINEEPRHGYELIRAIEDMTGGAYAPSPGAVYPTLQMLEEEGQIKQAKPKGKGKDEDVSSKKPFKATKTGVAELEERSDEVDQLMGRISEHGDRAERVKEKSPDLFRAMGNLANVLKNRASNGKLDKAAIDEIVDIIDEVAKRIERM from the coding sequence ATGACCTGGCAGAAATATGGAAAAGGCGGCTGGAACAATCTCGGCCCGATGATTGCGATGATGGCGGCATCTGCCGCAAGCGATTGGGACAGCGGTGAACGCCGCCAGAGCCGGGGTCGCAATTGGCAAGACGGCCCGCGCCGCAGCAAGCGCCGTGGCCGCATGTTCGGGTCCGGTGAATTGCGCCTCGCATTGCTTGCGCTGATCAATGAAGAACCGCGCCATGGCTATGAACTGATCCGGGCCATCGAAGACATGACAGGTGGCGCTTATGCGCCAAGCCCGGGTGCCGTTTATCCGACGCTGCAAATGCTTGAAGAAGAGGGCCAGATCAAACAGGCCAAGCCCAAGGGCAAAGGCAAGGATGAGGACGTCAGTAGCAAGAAACCGTTCAAGGCGACCAAAACCGGTGTTGCTGAGTTGGAAGAGCGCAGCGACGAGGTCGATCAGCTGATGGGCCGCATTTCCGAGCACGGCGACCGCGCCGAACGTGTGAAAGAGAAATCCCCCGACCTCTTCCGTGCGATGGGCAACCTCGCCAATGTGCTGAAAAACCGCGCAAGCAACGGCAAGCTCGACAAAGCGGCCATTGATGAAATTGTCGACATTATCGACGAGGTCGCCAAGCGCATTGAGCGCATGTAG
- a CDS encoding replication-associated recombination protein A, with translation MADLFGNDPAPAQRDEPREDAPLADRLRPRALSEIIGQDHLTGPEGAIGRMVAAGKLSSIILWGPPGTGKTSIARLLADEVGMRFTSISAVFSGVADLKKAFAEAEKMAGAGQRTLLFVDEIHRFNRAQQDGFLPFVERGTVTLIGATTENPSFALNAALLSRAQVLILERLDHAALEALLARAEQLEGPLPLANDARAALIASADGDGRFLLGQAETLYNAAIPEPLDPAALGAFLQRRVAVYDKDRDGHYNLISALHKSLRGSDPQAALYYMARMLTAGEEPLYVLRRLVRFASEDIGLADPNALTQCLAAKQAYEFLGSPEGEVAIVQACLYLATAPKSNAAYNAQKASFRAARETGSLMPPANILNAPTKLMKDIGYGEGYSYDHNSEDGFSGDNYWPDGMEPQEYYTPVERGFERKVKERMEWWAKKRAELQG, from the coding sequence ATGGCTGACTTGTTTGGAAATGACCCCGCACCTGCGCAGCGCGATGAACCGCGTGAAGATGCGCCGCTGGCTGATCGCCTGCGTCCGCGCGCGCTTTCTGAAATCATCGGGCAGGATCATCTGACCGGCCCGGAAGGCGCGATTGGCCGAATGGTTGCAGCGGGCAAACTGTCGAGCATAATCCTTTGGGGACCGCCGGGCACTGGTAAAACCAGCATCGCCCGATTGCTAGCCGATGAAGTCGGTATGCGCTTCACCTCGATCAGCGCGGTGTTCTCCGGCGTGGCCGATCTGAAGAAAGCTTTTGCCGAAGCGGAAAAGATGGCGGGAGCGGGCCAACGCACGCTTTTATTCGTAGACGAAATCCACCGATTCAACCGCGCGCAGCAAGACGGGTTTCTGCCATTTGTTGAGCGCGGCACCGTCACATTGATCGGCGCGACAACCGAAAATCCCAGCTTTGCTTTGAACGCCGCTCTGCTTAGCCGCGCGCAAGTCCTAATTCTGGAGCGCCTCGATCATGCCGCGCTCGAAGCTTTGCTTGCACGCGCCGAACAATTGGAAGGCCCCCTTCCCTTAGCCAACGATGCAAGAGCCGCTTTGATCGCCAGCGCGGATGGCGATGGCCGGTTCCTGCTGGGTCAGGCAGAAACGCTGTACAACGCGGCCATCCCGGAACCGCTTGATCCCGCCGCGCTCGGCGCTTTTCTTCAACGGCGGGTCGCTGTCTATGACAAGGATCGCGACGGACATTACAATCTGATCAGCGCGCTGCATAAATCGCTGCGAGGCTCCGATCCGCAGGCGGCGCTTTACTACATGGCGCGGATGCTGACGGCAGGCGAAGAGCCTCTTTATGTCCTGCGCCGCTTGGTCCGCTTTGCCAGCGAGGATATCGGTCTCGCCGACCCGAACGCCCTCACCCAATGCCTAGCGGCAAAACAAGCTTACGAATTTCTTGGCAGCCCCGAAGGCGAAGTCGCGATTGTTCAGGCGTGCCTCTATCTTGCGACCGCTCCCAAATCGAACGCCGCTTACAATGCGCAAAAGGCTTCTTTCCGCGCGGCCAGGGAAACCGGTAGCCTGATGCCGCCCGCCAATATCCTCAACGCGCCGACCAAGCTTATGAAAGACATTGGATACGGCGAAGGGTATTCATACGACCACAATTCCGAAGACGGCTTTTCAGGCGACAATTACTGGCCAGATGGCATGGAGCCTCAGGAATACTATACGCCTGTAGAACGCGGTTTTGAGCGTAAGGTGAAGGAGAGAATGGAATGGTGGGCGAAAAAACGCGCCGAATTGCAGGGGTGA